In the Nitrospinota bacterium genome, CGGCCGTTGTGTGGCACGCTATGCGGTGGAAAAGAAAATAGCCCCTGCAAAACTGACGCTTGAAACCATTGCCGGAATTATTGGCGCGGAAGTCAGTGATGGCAATATTAGAGTCAAGCTCACTCAGCCGGAAAACTTACAGCAGGATATCCCTGTCGCTCTGAATGGTACGCAATACCAGGTAGATAGTCTCAATACCGGTGTTCCTCACGCAATTGTTTACTCTGATAATATCGAAGACGTGAATGTCAAGGAGGCGGGGCATGGCATCCGCTTCCACGAAGCATTTGCTCCAGCGGGGACCAATGTTGATTTTGTGGAAAAGGTCGGTGACCGTGCTCTTAAAATCCGCACTTACGAACGCGGTGTGGAAGATGAAACGCTTGCCTGCGGAACCGGTGTGGTCGCCTCGGCACTGTTATCTTATTATAAAAAAATGGTTCAGCCTCCGGTAGAAGTTGAAACCCGGGGAGGAGACATTTTGAAAGTCGACTTTGAAACGGATAATGGTGATGTTTATCTGGAAGGTCCTGCCCGTATAGCTTTTGAAGGTACGCTTGTAGAATATTAACCCATAATTCTGGTTCCAATGTTTGAAGGATCGTATGTTGCTATAGTGACTCCGTTTAAAAACGGAAAAGTGGATGCCCCTGCTCTTAGTGGGTTGATTGAGTTTCATATTGAAAATGGGACGAATGGTATCGTGCCCTGTGGAACTACCGGCGAGTCGGCCACTTTGGACCACGCTGAGCATGAAGAGGTCATTAAAATTGCTGTCGACACTTGTAAAGAGCGGATTCCCGTTTTGGCAGGTACTGGCTCAAATTCTACTCATGAAGCCGTGGAGTTAACCCAGCGCGCTCAGAAAATCGGCGCGGATGGGGCCTTGTTGATCACTCCTTATTACAATAAACCGACTCAGGAAGGTTTGTTCCAGCATTTTTCTTCAGTGGCCAATGAGACAGATCTGCCCATCGTTCTTTACAACGTACCCAGCCGTACTTCCATAAATATGTCTTCGGGCACCGTTGCGCGTCTGAGCGCACTCAAAAATATTGTCGGAATCAAAGAAGCTTCTGGTTCTCTGGTGCAAGTCAGCGAGATCATAGCTTCCTGCGGTCCGGATTTTGAAGTGATTTCTGGAGAAGACGCGTTGACATGGCCGATGATGGCTATAGGTGGCAAGGGAGCCATCTCGGTAACGGCTAACCTGGTTCCTGACAAGTGTGCCAATATGTGCAAGGCCGCTCTGGAAGGAAATATGGAAATGGCAAATGCCATACATTATGAGTTGTTGAAGTTGAGCGATATCATGTTCATTGAGACAAACCCCATTCCTGTTAAAACAGCCTTGGCTCTTATGGGCAGAATCGAAAACGAGTTCCGCCCGCCCTTGTGCGCTCCTTCAAAGGAACATCTGTCGCAATTGCAAACTGTGCTCAAATCTTATGCGTTACTATAAATTGCATAATAGAAATTTGAGACTGAGGAAACTTTGCTGGTTAACACAATGCTGGTTTCAAGCGG is a window encoding:
- a CDS encoding diaminopimelate epimerase, giving the protein MAIQFTKMSGSGNDFIIIDNRVPVMDDDKKRDFVRRVCDRKMSIGADGVIFVENSDKADIKWDFYNEDGSSAEMCGNGGRCVARYAVEKKIAPAKLTLETIAGIIGAEVSDGNIRVKLTQPENLQQDIPVALNGTQYQVDSLNTGVPHAIVYSDNIEDVNVKEAGHGIRFHEAFAPAGTNVDFVEKVGDRALKIRTYERGVEDETLACGTGVVASALLSYYKKMVQPPVEVETRGGDILKVDFETDNGDVYLEGPARIAFEGTLVEY
- a CDS encoding 4-hydroxy-tetrahydrodipicolinate synthase, which gives rise to MFEGSYVAIVTPFKNGKVDAPALSGLIEFHIENGTNGIVPCGTTGESATLDHAEHEEVIKIAVDTCKERIPVLAGTGSNSTHEAVELTQRAQKIGADGALLITPYYNKPTQEGLFQHFSSVANETDLPIVLYNVPSRTSINMSSGTVARLSALKNIVGIKEASGSLVQVSEIIASCGPDFEVISGEDALTWPMMAIGGKGAISVTANLVPDKCANMCKAALEGNMEMANAIHYELLKLSDIMFIETNPIPVKTALALMGRIENEFRPPLCAPSKEHLSQLQTVLKSYALL